One Streptomyces sp. ML-6 genomic region harbors:
- a CDS encoding sulfite exporter TauE/SafE family protein, producing the protein MNIWEMLAVFVAGISAGTINTIVGSGTLITFPVLLATGLPPVTATVSNALGLIPGSISGAIGYRAELTGQRPRVLRLSVAALVGGFTGAVLLLALPSTAFETIVPILVALALVLVILQPRISKAVQRRRDRDGAPAHPDGGPLLFVGLMLASVYGGYFTAAQGIIYLSLMGMLLDDTMQRLNAVKNVLAAIVNSIAALFFLFVADFDWTAVVLIAVGSAIGGQIGAKVGRRLSPTVLRVLIVAVGTVAIVQLLLR; encoded by the coding sequence ATGAACATCTGGGAGATGCTCGCCGTCTTCGTCGCGGGCATCAGCGCCGGAACGATCAACACGATCGTCGGCTCGGGAACGCTGATCACCTTCCCCGTGCTGCTCGCCACCGGACTGCCACCGGTCACCGCCACCGTCTCCAACGCCCTGGGCCTGATCCCCGGCTCCATCAGCGGCGCCATCGGCTACCGCGCGGAACTCACCGGGCAGCGCCCCCGCGTGCTCAGACTCTCCGTCGCCGCCCTCGTCGGCGGCTTCACCGGCGCCGTCCTGCTGCTGGCCCTGCCCTCCACGGCCTTCGAGACGATCGTGCCGATCCTGGTGGCGCTGGCCCTCGTCCTGGTCATCCTGCAACCACGCATCAGCAAAGCCGTCCAGCGCCGGCGCGACCGCGACGGCGCCCCCGCCCACCCCGACGGCGGCCCGCTCCTCTTCGTCGGGCTGATGCTCGCCAGCGTCTACGGCGGCTACTTCACCGCCGCCCAGGGGATCATCTACCTCTCCCTCATGGGCATGCTGCTCGACGACACCATGCAGCGCCTCAACGCGGTCAAGAACGTACTGGCCGCCATCGTCAACAGCATTGCCGCGCTCTTCTTCCTCTTCGTCGCGGACTTCGACTGGACGGCCGTCGTGCTGATCGCCGTCGGCTCCGCGATCGGCGGCCAGATCGGCGCGAAGGTAGGCCGCCGCCTCAGCCCCACCGTCCTGCGCGTCCTCATCGTCGCGGTCGGCACGGTCGCCATCGTCCAGCTGCTGCTCCGCTGA